Proteins encoded within one genomic window of Rossellomorea vietnamensis:
- a CDS encoding aminoglycoside phosphotransferase family protein, with amino-acid sequence MNKDAMKSNLFDRFSISGADFLGAGMEAEVYALDDERVLKVYNDLSDAPRQERLRKFYAGLKADQLSYELPYIHEILVENGMLVTIEKRMQGSDLQSKLAGMTHDEQTNMMKKYLQANLELQSLQGKSTMEGFQLFLDHRMSSGRMDNWYDLLSETIKLKQPELKPYFERDVRDYEGKLALTMERLASGYQGDYSIIHGDFYPGNILINEKNEVTGLIDFGMLTMYGDYLFDVAIGWVCLDMYNQLNASLPERYLDIIVSTLGEGVRKDLYFYVLIYSLMTANLYSPTCEDGHYRWCVENLNREEYWEVI; translated from the coding sequence ATGAATAAAGACGCCATGAAATCCAACCTCTTTGACAGGTTCAGTATTTCCGGTGCCGATTTTCTTGGTGCCGGTATGGAAGCGGAAGTATATGCCTTAGATGATGAGAGAGTATTGAAAGTATATAATGATTTGTCTGATGCACCGAGACAAGAGAGATTAAGGAAATTCTATGCCGGACTAAAGGCGGATCAATTGAGCTATGAGCTCCCCTATATTCACGAGATCTTAGTAGAGAATGGAATGTTAGTGACGATTGAAAAGAGGATGCAGGGAAGCGATTTGCAAAGCAAGCTTGCGGGGATGACCCATGACGAGCAGACAAACATGATGAAAAAGTATCTTCAGGCAAATCTGGAACTGCAATCCCTTCAAGGAAAATCAACAATGGAAGGATTCCAACTATTTCTTGACCACCGTATGTCATCAGGCAGGATGGATAATTGGTATGACCTATTAAGTGAAACGATAAAGCTTAAACAGCCAGAGTTGAAACCTTATTTTGAGAGGGATGTCCGGGATTATGAGGGAAAGCTTGCTCTTACTATGGAAAGACTTGCATCGGGGTATCAAGGGGACTATTCCATCATCCATGGAGACTTCTACCCTGGGAATATCTTAATCAATGAGAAAAATGAGGTAACAGGGCTGATTGATTTTGGAATGCTGACCATGTATGGGGATTATCTGTTTGATGTGGCGATCGGATGGGTGTGCCTGGATATGTATAATCAACTGAATGCTAGTCTACCCGAGAGGTACTTGGACATCATTGTTTCCACTTTGGGAGAAGGGGTAAGGAAAGATTTATATTTCTATGTACTAATCTATAGTTTGATGACAGCGAATCTTTATTCTCCGACGTGTGAGGATGGTCATTATCGGTGGTGTGTGGAGAATTTGAATCGTGAAGAGTATTGGGAAGTTATCTAA
- a CDS encoding ABC transporter permease subunit: MIRRLCKHGSLIVGLVLLVLLLGTSYVNTHFFKEDIGKISQEDYYNKKPLPPSWEHPFGTSTGGIDMFDATLGQTMTTLKFALVVTGGRMLISMVLGLLYGLLYRRLKWLDVFIEGFHFVPTTLLAFLLLYSMRLMDFNLFMGDPDFRWTMTTWILIGVGIPSLSQLIGKETFLAMQQEFIQGARVLGGRHLHILVKHVIPSVRGKFLLIFSGQMIAVLTLMMHVSILGFYIPGWTAFIGSNYYELMLSPWIIFFPVLMLTLLIVSLTLVTNGVRTLFDGDYMRRRSSFLSGDRGVRNHSTKNISY, translated from the coding sequence TTGATCAGAAGGCTATGTAAGCATGGAAGCCTTATAGTGGGTCTAGTGTTGCTGGTCCTTTTGTTAGGTACAAGCTATGTAAATACTCACTTCTTTAAAGAAGACATAGGAAAGATTTCACAAGAAGATTACTATAACAAAAAGCCACTCCCTCCCTCATGGGAACATCCTTTTGGCACTTCGACCGGCGGGATCGATATGTTTGATGCGACTTTAGGACAAACCATGACGACTCTGAAGTTTGCCCTTGTTGTCACAGGTGGGAGAATGCTTATTTCCATGGTATTGGGACTTCTTTACGGACTCCTTTATCGAAGGCTGAAATGGTTGGATGTTTTCATAGAAGGATTTCATTTTGTCCCGACTACGCTTCTCGCCTTTCTATTACTCTACAGTATGAGATTAATGGATTTTAATCTTTTTATGGGAGATCCCGACTTCAGGTGGACCATGACCACGTGGATCTTGATCGGAGTCGGCATCCCCTCATTATCGCAGCTGATCGGAAAAGAAACCTTTCTGGCCATGCAGCAGGAATTCATCCAGGGTGCCCGGGTGCTGGGAGGAAGACATCTTCACATTCTTGTAAAGCATGTCATTCCGAGCGTGAGAGGGAAGTTCCTGTTAATATTCAGCGGTCAAATGATTGCTGTATTGACCCTGATGATGCACGTGTCGATCCTTGGTTTTTATATTCCCGGGTGGACGGCATTCATCGGGAGCAACTACTATGAATTGATGCTGTCTCCATGGATCATTTTCTTCCCGGTCCTCATGTTGACCCTTCTGATTGTGTCACTGACCCTGGTGACAAACGGAGTCCGGACCCTTTTCGATGGAGATTATATGAGGAGAAGGTCATCTTTTCTTTCGGGTGATCGTGGTGTCCGGAATCATTCGACTAAAAATATTTCTTACTAA
- a CDS encoding DUF2268 domain-containing protein, with the protein MSSVEKISRLTQMQRFLDQIKVDVTRDREKLFMETFQLPKEELDTRLFFGMFDLHSDIDSLKQQLNRISLCDYESYIQNELTRLQAKYPSGKPIQFELFILDQHDEFVKKKLGGVSAYTEWNGHMCFIVGADEGVRDTLKSVIFHEYHHHWRMSKLNMTEGNETLLDRLVLEGLAEHFVRIELGDAFLGPYKSVLSEKEAQKLWDTTFRHHIHDRGNRTDSYMFGDKEMQLPFWGGYSLGYHLVEWYLNENSEWKIEELTELPSKSFIVKR; encoded by the coding sequence ATGAGTTCAGTTGAAAAAATATCAAGGTTGACCCAGATGCAACGCTTCCTTGACCAGATAAAGGTAGATGTGACAAGAGATAGAGAAAAACTATTCATGGAAACGTTCCAGCTTCCAAAAGAGGAGCTTGATACCAGATTATTTTTCGGAATGTTTGATCTTCATTCAGATATAGATTCTTTAAAGCAGCAATTAAATAGAATAAGTCTATGTGATTACGAGTCATATATACAAAACGAATTGACAAGATTACAAGCAAAATATCCTTCAGGTAAACCGATCCAATTTGAATTGTTTATTTTAGATCAGCATGATGAATTTGTGAAAAAAAAGCTTGGCGGGGTTTCTGCCTATACAGAATGGAACGGCCATATGTGCTTTATCGTGGGAGCGGATGAAGGTGTGAGAGACACATTGAAGTCGGTAATTTTTCACGAGTACCATCATCACTGGAGAATGAGTAAACTCAATATGACCGAAGGAAATGAGACGCTGCTGGACCGATTGGTTTTAGAAGGATTGGCTGAGCATTTTGTAAGAATTGAATTGGGTGATGCTTTCCTGGGTCCTTATAAAAGTGTGCTCTCAGAAAAAGAAGCACAAAAACTGTGGGACACAACGTTTAGGCATCATATCCATGATAGAGGAAACAGAACAGATTCCTACATGTTTGGGGATAAAGAAATGCAACTCCCTTTTTGGGGTGGATATTCACTAGGCTATCACCTAGTGGAGTGGTATTTGAATGAAAATAGTGAATGGAAGATAGAGGAGCTTACAGAGCTGCCTTCAAAATCATTCATAGTAAAGAGGTGA
- a CDS encoding uridine kinase family protein: protein MDKILHTIADRLTKQEGKMVIGISGHGASGKTTFAKKLLALLGEVNYINTDPYIVSSAVRKHSFIEYEYKNEKHQSKMTACHPDAHHLFALDRDIRMVREGMDLYTLDVPYEPSRLISSQNNLTIVEGMSVAFSKPDLYDLKIYFYTDGETELKRRGIRDINERGMEEDYLRKTHDERRVQYEVFMHPKSEHFDVVVRNSDKGCWVKKNSLKMK, encoded by the coding sequence ATGGATAAAATCTTACATACCATAGCCGATCGATTGACGAAGCAGGAAGGGAAAATGGTCATCGGCATCTCAGGACACGGTGCTTCTGGTAAAACGACATTTGCGAAGAAACTGTTGGCGCTGCTTGGCGAAGTCAATTATATCAACACTGACCCTTATATCGTGAGTTCGGCAGTAAGGAAGCATTCTTTCATAGAGTATGAATATAAGAACGAAAAGCATCAGTCCAAAATGACCGCATGTCATCCGGACGCTCATCATTTATTCGCCCTAGATCGGGACATCAGGATGGTGCGGGAGGGAATGGATTTGTACACGTTGGACGTACCATATGAACCGAGCCGGCTCATTTCTTCCCAAAACAACCTGACGATTGTAGAAGGGATGTCCGTCGCGTTCAGCAAACCGGATTTATACGATCTGAAAATATACTTCTACACAGATGGGGAGACAGAGCTCAAGAGAAGGGGTATCCGCGACATAAACGAAAGAGGGATGGAAGAGGATTATCTACGAAAGACCCATGACGAGCGAAGGGTTCAATATGAAGTCTTCATGCATCCGAAGAGTGAGCATTTTGATGTGGTGGTTAGGAATTCGGATAAGGGGTGTTGGGTGAAGAAAAATTCTTTAAAAATGAAATAG
- a CDS encoding NUDIX hydrolase yields the protein MMTQQTYTPPKHIVSAATIVINENREILLIKGPRRGWEMPGGQVEEGESLKDAAIRETKEETGIDIELLAFCGVFQNVKRSICNTLFLAKPVGGVPTTSSESLEVAFFPIDEALNMVTHSNFRERIEYCLDESQHPFFVEF from the coding sequence ATGATGACACAACAAACATACACACCGCCTAAACATATCGTTTCAGCGGCTACGATTGTTATTAATGAAAACCGGGAAATCTTATTAATAAAGGGACCAAGACGTGGTTGGGAAATGCCCGGCGGTCAGGTGGAAGAAGGGGAATCCTTAAAAGATGCGGCAATCAGGGAGACGAAAGAGGAGACAGGTATTGATATAGAACTGCTGGCTTTTTGCGGAGTATTTCAGAATGTGAAACGGTCCATCTGTAATACCTTATTTCTCGCAAAGCCTGTTGGAGGAGTACCGACTACTTCTTCTGAAAGTCTGGAGGTAGCATTTTTTCCGATTGACGAGGCGCTCAACATGGTGACGCATTCGAATTTTAGAGAGCGGATCGAGTACTGTTTGGATGAGAGTCAGCATCCGTTTTTTGTGGAGTTTTAG
- a CDS encoding VOC family protein: protein MQSPILNQINTVFVHVSNLKESVRWYSELLGQAYDIDQVEDPVYNLAINHFTGLTLDAGPGGVTKEADQSKYPLFNFHTENIEEAYSYVERLKYEIVSDITRFDDFSFFIIQDPDGNRVMICTG, encoded by the coding sequence ATGCAAAGTCCGATTTTAAATCAAATCAATACGGTGTTCGTCCATGTCAGCAATCTGAAGGAATCCGTCCGATGGTACTCCGAGTTACTGGGACAGGCGTATGATATCGATCAGGTGGAAGATCCCGTCTACAACCTGGCTATCAATCATTTTACGGGATTGACCCTGGATGCAGGACCAGGGGGTGTCACGAAAGAGGCTGATCAGAGTAAGTACCCTCTCTTTAATTTTCACACTGAAAACATTGAAGAAGCCTATTCCTATGTAGAACGGTTGAAGTATGAAATTGTCTCTGACATCACAAGATTCGATGATTTTTCCTTCTTCATCATCCAGGATCCCGATGGCAATCGAGTGATGATTTGTACGGGATAA
- a CDS encoding ABC transporter permease subunit, producing MERKFGRFLIVLVAITLSVIFICHIPALLFKDIPPPADQPFAMETKELGFFPGNYFIELKKTFIELLHFKEISYIAQGTNVERTIFPYILESYTYSLLLLFVSLFIALFFAVIFTTGTFYLPRRMQEAAKTFLTVLEALPDVFVIFSLQLGAIWVFKHTNLLVTEPYSVSGQKIYFLPILTLSLIPMIYLYKNTILMYENELGKPYVELGVAKGMGKLYILVRHVFPNVLYSFFYNLKYMYLLLLSNMIILEYMFNIYGILQFMTNHPSYEIILAGLILLTLPLSIVFFLIQSFLPKGVMYVDQKAM from the coding sequence ATGGAGCGTAAATTCGGTCGTTTTTTGATTGTTTTAGTAGCCATTACGTTAAGCGTCATCTTTATTTGCCATATTCCAGCACTTCTGTTTAAAGACATTCCGCCACCGGCTGATCAGCCTTTTGCAATGGAAACAAAGGAATTAGGATTTTTTCCAGGAAACTATTTCATTGAATTAAAGAAGACGTTTATTGAGCTGTTGCACTTTAAAGAGATCAGCTATATAGCACAGGGTACCAACGTCGAGAGGACGATTTTTCCGTACATACTGGAATCCTATACGTATTCACTTCTTCTCCTTTTTGTCTCACTTTTCATTGCGTTATTCTTCGCGGTTATTTTTACGACGGGAACGTTTTATTTACCCAGAAGGATGCAGGAAGCAGCGAAAACCTTTCTTACGGTTCTAGAGGCGCTGCCCGATGTATTCGTGATTTTCTCCTTGCAGCTGGGGGCCATTTGGGTATTTAAACATACGAATCTACTTGTGACAGAGCCCTATTCAGTATCCGGACAAAAGATCTATTTTCTGCCGATACTCACGCTGTCATTGATCCCCATGATTTATCTCTATAAAAATACGATCTTGATGTATGAGAATGAACTCGGTAAACCCTATGTCGAGCTTGGGGTGGCAAAGGGGATGGGGAAGCTGTACATCTTGGTACGGCATGTGTTTCCCAACGTCCTTTATTCCTTTTTTTATAACTTGAAATATATGTATCTACTGCTTCTATCCAACATGATCATCCTTGAATACATGTTTAACATCTACGGCATCTTACAATTCATGACCAATCATCCGAGTTACGAAATCATATTGGCCGGCTTGATCTTACTCACACTCCCATTGTCGATCGTCTTTTTCTTGATTCAATCATTTCTGCCGAAAGGAGTGATGTATGTTGATCAGAAGGCTATGTAA
- a CDS encoding M3 family oligoendopeptidase translates to MNDTDYKVVWNLDSIFNGGSASPELEDHMKQTKARVSELEELMQKVELDPDQLGNVLDRLREIKVSISQMRSFAICLLSVDPDDQGAQFYRGETTALQSSYDSITSDLKRMLASIEEVVWGCLLTSENLKDYRFILNEWREEAVREPSKEVLDLMADGYHAWGQLYQSFMSSIKVRVRGEELSVGQAINLRTHADESIRKKSHEALVAKWTEQEGQFAQILNHLAGFRLNMYKSMGVEDVLQIPLAQNRMKPETLDAMLSVMDKYKEPFAEYLNVKAGMNGDAKMKSYHFWSPMNHDHQGMEYGEAAELIEERFRAFGAEMGEFADTAFREGWVEAENRPGKSAVPICAGFPLTGESRVFMTFPGTFKGVLTLVHELGHAFHNHAMKQVNGMNKSYPMNLAETASTFAEMIILEAAMDQAATDEEKLFLLDEKLKRSVMNFMNLHARFIFEKQVHEERRKGFIPAARLNELMGSAMKEGYAGALDEVPVHSWIWTPHFYKTESPFYNFPYTFGYLLALHLFARAKETGKGFEDDYMALLRDSGSMSAEELVMKHLGEDITKESFWEKGMELCVKDSEEFVRLAKLQ, encoded by the coding sequence ATGAATGATACTGATTATAAGGTGGTTTGGAATCTCGACAGCATTTTCAACGGAGGAAGCGCATCACCCGAATTAGAAGACCATATGAAACAGACGAAAGCCAGGGTTTCCGAGCTGGAAGAGCTGATGCAGAAAGTGGAGCTGGATCCAGATCAACTGGGGAATGTTCTTGATCGGCTAAGAGAGATAAAGGTGTCGATATCACAGATGAGATCATTTGCCATCTGTCTGCTTTCGGTGGATCCGGACGACCAGGGAGCGCAATTTTATAGAGGGGAAACGACGGCTCTTCAATCAAGTTATGACTCTATCACGAGTGACTTGAAGAGAATGTTAGCTTCCATAGAGGAAGTGGTATGGGGATGTCTGCTTACTTCAGAGAATCTTAAGGATTACCGGTTCATACTGAACGAGTGGCGGGAAGAAGCGGTGCGGGAGCCTTCTAAGGAAGTATTAGATCTCATGGCAGACGGATACCACGCATGGGGCCAATTGTATCAGTCGTTCATGAGCAGCATCAAGGTAAGGGTGAGAGGAGAGGAGCTTTCGGTTGGACAGGCCATTAATCTCAGAACCCATGCCGATGAGTCGATAAGAAAAAAATCTCATGAAGCGCTGGTGGCAAAATGGACCGAGCAAGAGGGACAGTTCGCTCAGATCCTGAATCATCTGGCAGGCTTCAGATTGAATATGTATAAGAGCATGGGCGTCGAGGATGTTCTTCAGATTCCTCTTGCTCAAAACCGGATGAAGCCGGAAACGCTGGATGCGATGCTTTCTGTGATGGATAAGTATAAAGAGCCGTTTGCGGAATATCTGAATGTCAAGGCAGGGATGAATGGCGATGCCAAAATGAAGTCCTATCACTTCTGGTCCCCGATGAATCATGACCATCAAGGAATGGAGTACGGAGAAGCAGCCGAGTTGATCGAGGAGCGGTTTCGTGCATTCGGAGCAGAAATGGGGGAGTTTGCGGATACCGCATTCCGTGAAGGGTGGGTCGAAGCGGAAAATCGTCCCGGTAAGTCGGCGGTTCCCATTTGTGCCGGGTTTCCGTTGACGGGGGAGTCAAGGGTGTTTATGACGTTCCCGGGTACATTTAAAGGCGTGCTGACCCTTGTACATGAACTGGGCCATGCCTTTCATAACCATGCCATGAAACAGGTAAACGGGATGAACAAATCGTATCCCATGAATTTGGCGGAAACGGCGTCCACCTTCGCAGAGATGATCATCCTTGAAGCGGCCATGGACCAGGCGGCGACTGACGAAGAGAAGCTGTTCCTTCTAGATGAGAAATTGAAGAGGAGCGTCATGAACTTTATGAATCTGCATGCGAGATTCATTTTTGAGAAACAGGTTCACGAAGAACGGAGAAAAGGATTTATACCTGCCGCACGTCTGAACGAGCTGATGGGGTCGGCCATGAAAGAGGGGTATGCTGGAGCCCTTGATGAGGTCCCTGTTCATTCGTGGATATGGACGCCCCATTTTTATAAAACGGAATCTCCTTTCTATAACTTTCCGTACACATTTGGTTATTTACTGGCCCTCCATCTTTTCGCCAGGGCGAAGGAAACAGGAAAAGGATTCGAGGACGATTATATGGCTCTCCTGCGGGATTCAGGCAGCATGTCGGCAGAAGAACTCGTCATGAAGCATTTGGGGGAAGACATTACGAAGGAATCCTTTTGGGAAAAAGGGATGGAGCTGTGCGTGAAGGATAGTGAGGAATTTGTGAGATTGGCGAAGTTACAGTGA
- a CDS encoding DinB family protein: MNAIQLIILNLEEVRRRSVKLWSGIPKDFLHWKPDGEAMSCIEMVRHVLESEHYYHMALINGGSLREYESPFAGKPYISVENELELAGPFRKSFLEYVSELNEESLSAVKIDRSDVGYVREMGDMLMRIAYHESVHAGQLLDYLRTGGITRANLWD; encoded by the coding sequence ATGAATGCAATTCAATTAATCATACTTAATTTGGAAGAAGTGAGACGGAGAAGCGTAAAGCTTTGGTCGGGCATTCCAAAGGACTTTTTACATTGGAAACCAGATGGTGAGGCCATGTCTTGTATCGAGATGGTTCGTCATGTGTTGGAAAGTGAACATTATTATCACATGGCGTTAATCAATGGAGGGAGTTTAAGGGAATACGAATCACCCTTTGCAGGTAAGCCGTACATTTCAGTGGAAAACGAGTTGGAGCTTGCCGGGCCGTTCAGAAAGAGTTTCCTGGAATATGTGTCGGAATTGAACGAAGAATCGTTATCTGCAGTTAAGATTGATCGTTCCGATGTAGGTTATGTGAGGGAAATGGGCGACATGCTGATGAGAATCGCTTATCACGAATCCGTTCACGCCGGTCAGTTATTAGATTACTTACGAACAGGTGGGATTACGAGGGCGAATCTCTGGGATTAG
- a CDS encoding GNAT family N-acetyltransferase: protein MHIQQIDRSKLSQYATVSIAYEVTTELHVCPIHNGLGGLRLVEKPCSPYVKDYDLLPNCHPLYWTKQFDLDEWGLFLAIENGMYVGAAAVAPETEGTATLWDLRVQPDARGKGIGGKLLDTVIHWAKDRDYKTLMVETQNVNAPACTFYSSKGFILETIDQHGYRDSLVENEVKLIWSMDLKLSSMKKEKDEW, encoded by the coding sequence ATGCACATTCAACAAATTGACCGTTCAAAGCTTTCCCAGTACGCAACCGTTTCAATTGCATATGAAGTGACAACCGAGCTACACGTTTGTCCCATTCACAACGGGCTGGGAGGGCTTCGGTTGGTTGAAAAGCCGTGCTCCCCCTATGTGAAGGACTATGATCTCTTACCGAATTGTCATCCACTTTATTGGACAAAACAGTTTGACTTAGACGAATGGGGATTGTTCCTGGCTATCGAAAACGGCATGTACGTTGGGGCTGCTGCGGTGGCTCCAGAAACGGAAGGCACCGCGACCTTATGGGACTTGCGCGTGCAGCCCGATGCCAGGGGGAAAGGCATTGGCGGGAAACTGCTGGACACGGTCATCCATTGGGCGAAAGACCGTGATTACAAAACATTGATGGTGGAAACCCAGAACGTGAATGCCCCTGCCTGTACGTTTTATTCCAGCAAGGGATTTATTTTAGAGACGATTGATCAACATGGATACCGTGATTCTTTAGTAGAGAACGAAGTGAAATTAATATGGTCTATGGATCTAAAGCTCTCCAGCATGAAAAAGGAGAAGGATGAGTGGTAG
- a CDS encoding GNAT family N-acetyltransferase, whose protein sequence is MPITLALYNETHEHQLKDFHLPEEQLQFTSLPLDKIHKPTISPDTRHIVILRDDVPVGYFALENGDKLRKYSNNPNARLLTSFSIDARHQGQGIAKEGLNQLPGFIREHLPETDEVVLGVNKRNKAAISLYLKTGFTDEAEVYVGPKGPQHVLHLKI, encoded by the coding sequence GTGCCAATCACTTTAGCCTTATACAACGAAACCCATGAACATCAGCTTAAGGACTTCCATCTCCCGGAAGAGCAGCTCCAATTCACGAGCCTGCCCCTTGATAAAATCCATAAGCCCACCATCTCACCAGACACCCGCCACATCGTGATCTTACGTGATGACGTACCTGTCGGTTATTTTGCATTGGAGAACGGGGATAAACTCCGTAAATATTCGAATAACCCTAACGCAAGACTTTTAACCTCTTTCTCTATCGATGCAAGACACCAGGGACAAGGCATCGCCAAGGAGGGGCTGAACCAGCTGCCAGGTTTCATCAGGGAACATCTTCCCGAGACCGACGAAGTGGTCCTTGGCGTCAATAAACGAAATAAAGCCGCCATCAGTCTCTACCTGAAGACGGGCTTCACCGACGAAGCCGAAGTATATGTGGGACCTAAAGGACCTCAGCATGTTCTCCATTTGAAAATATAA
- a CDS encoding GNAT family N-acetyltransferase, which translates to MIYFKGTPVLRTNRLNLRKLCMDDTQRAFDHWLSDERISDHRVSPAHKTIAETHKRMEKTVDGYVSKEFCHWGIELKDGSGLIGEIDLYDFDSSTGNCEVSYSIGYDWWNKGYGTEALKAVVEFAFIHMNVHKLSAAHNTDNPASGRIMEKAGMKQEGVIRHMIRNAKDQYKDCAVYGLLREEYLLQREGDV; encoded by the coding sequence ATGATTTACTTTAAGGGTACCCCTGTTTTAAGAACAAATCGACTGAATCTTAGAAAGTTGTGCATGGACGATACGCAAAGAGCCTTTGATCACTGGCTATCTGATGAACGGATTTCCGATCATCGTGTCAGTCCTGCGCACAAGACCATTGCTGAAACACATAAGCGGATGGAGAAGACTGTGGATGGGTACGTTTCAAAAGAGTTTTGTCACTGGGGAATCGAACTCAAGGATGGTAGTGGCCTGATCGGAGAGATTGATTTATATGATTTTGATTCCTCTACAGGAAACTGTGAGGTCAGTTATTCCATTGGATATGATTGGTGGAATAAGGGGTATGGGACCGAGGCGTTGAAAGCCGTGGTGGAATTTGCCTTTATTCACATGAATGTACACAAATTATCCGCCGCCCATAATACGGATAATCCCGCTTCAGGCAGGATCATGGAAAAAGCCGGGATGAAGCAGGAAGGCGTCATCCGGCATATGATCAGGAATGCAAAGGATCAATATAAGGACTGTGCGGTGTATGGACTTCTGCGTGAAGAATATCTTCTCCAGAGGGAAGGGGACGTATGA
- a CDS encoding YybH family protein: MTVQDVLEQYKDAIHERDIESFLSIYDPAVHIYDCWGKWECIGLASWQENVTEWFIGLKADGEILKVDFQDVVMEENAHLAFAHCAVTFAAHKEASGEKLRQMTNRFTFCLEKVKDTWLITHEHSSLPISMEDGKGMFGLR; the protein is encoded by the coding sequence ATGACTGTCCAGGACGTGCTCGAACAATACAAAGATGCTATTCACGAAAGAGATATCGAAAGTTTCCTCTCCATCTATGACCCCGCTGTCCATATTTATGACTGCTGGGGGAAATGGGAGTGTATCGGACTTGCTTCATGGCAGGAGAATGTGACGGAGTGGTTTATCGGATTAAAGGCTGATGGAGAAATCCTGAAAGTCGACTTTCAGGATGTGGTGATGGAGGAAAATGCCCATCTTGCCTTTGCCCACTGTGCCGTGACATTTGCTGCCCACAAAGAAGCATCGGGGGAGAAACTTCGCCAGATGACGAACCGCTTTACATTCTGCTTGGAAAAAGTAAAGGATACATGGCTCATCACCCACGAACATTCTTCATTGCCGATCAGTATGGAGGATGGGAAAGGGATGTTTGGGCTCAGGTAG
- a CDS encoding RNA polymerase sigma factor gives MTTHLSDDLRGIEQRFKKEIEPYRSDLWKYCYKLTRSPWDAEDLVQDTLFKSLAILAKLHRPVKMKSYLFKIATNLWIDRYRRNPYTVQSLEEEIQPDRKSTFDFDIMDHLEFLMQHVTPHQYVSLLLAEVFQFKASEIAGMILTTEGAVYTNLTRARSVLRKAKERQVTTTPALNPVPNATLNTLLNGFRNKDPELIASVLSENVTVNIVHAGIEMGRDETKGNSLKDWKEVVDTQHQIVAEYRILWGKQVVVEMERKLDGDLYLNNLHLIETVGEEITHWAFYCFSWDLMKQAADELKVKLNATCFYHIF, from the coding sequence ATGACCACACATTTGAGTGATGATCTGAGGGGAATCGAGCAGCGTTTTAAAAAGGAAATCGAACCCTATCGATCGGATTTGTGGAAGTATTGCTATAAGTTAACCCGGTCGCCCTGGGATGCAGAGGATCTGGTGCAGGATACACTGTTCAAGTCCCTTGCCATCCTTGCCAAATTGCATCGGCCTGTAAAGATGAAATCGTATTTATTTAAGATTGCGACCAATCTGTGGATTGATCGTTATAGACGCAATCCTTATACGGTCCAGTCTTTGGAGGAAGAGATTCAGCCTGACCGCAAGTCAACTTTCGACTTTGACATAATGGATCACCTAGAGTTTCTCATGCAGCATGTGACTCCCCATCAATATGTCTCACTTCTACTCGCAGAGGTTTTCCAGTTCAAGGCAAGTGAGATTGCAGGCATGATATTGACGACGGAAGGGGCAGTATATACGAACCTGACGAGAGCAAGGTCGGTCCTTAGAAAAGCAAAGGAAAGGCAAGTGACAACCACACCTGCCCTTAATCCGGTTCCCAATGCGACCCTTAATACGTTATTGAATGGTTTCAGAAATAAGGATCCCGAGTTGATTGCTTCTGTGCTGAGTGAAAATGTCACAGTCAATATCGTTCACGCCGGAATTGAAATGGGCAGAGATGAAACGAAGGGGAATTCCCTCAAAGATTGGAAGGAAGTCGTCGATACGCAGCATCAAATCGTTGCCGAATATAGAATACTCTGGGGCAAGCAGGTCGTCGTCGAGATGGAGAGGAAGCTTGACGGAGATCTGTATCTCAATAATCTCCATTTAATCGAGACGGTTGGAGAGGAGATCACGCACTGGGCTTTCTATTGTTTTTCATGGGACTTGATGAAACAAGCCGCTGATGAGCTGAAGGTGAAATTGAATGCCACCTGTTTTTATCATATTTTTTAA